The Streptomyces sp. WZ-12 genome segment TCAACCTGGCCAACGTCGGCCGCGCGGTGCCGACCTTCGCGGTCCTCGTGCTGCTCCTGCTGACCCCGATCGGGCGGCACGGGCAGTGGCCGACGATCATCGCGCTGGTGTTGTTCGCCATCCCGCCGCTGCTCACCAACGCCTATGTCGGGATGCGCGGGGTGGACCAGGACGTGGTCCGGGCCGCGCGGGGCATGGGGATGACCGGGGTCCAACTGGTGTGGCGGGTGGAGGCGCCGCTGGCGCTGCCGCTGGTGCTGACCGGCGTGCGGATCGCCGCCGTGCAACTCGTCGCCACCGCCACGCTGGCCGCGCTGGTCGGCGGCGGTGGGCTCGGCCGGATCATCACCGCGGGCTTCAACCTCGCCAGCACCCCGCAGGTGGTGGCCGGTGCGGTGGTGGTGGCGGTGTTCGCGCTGCTGATGGAGGGAGTGTTCGAGCTGGTGCAGCGCTACGCGCCGGCCCGGGCGCGCGGACGGACCCCGTGAGCGCGGCCCGCCCGACGCCGGTCCCGCGCCGCCCGTACCGCGGCCCGCGGACCGCGTTGGTGGCCCTGGTCGTGTTGGCCGGGCTGGCCTCCTGCATCGGTGGGCCGTCGCTGGAGCACCGTGGGGCGATCACCGCGGAGCCCGGCGACAGTCACGAACTGTCCATCGGCTCGGCCGGCTTCACCGAGAGCGAGCTGCTCGCCCAGATGTACGCGACGCTGCTCCAGCAGGCCGGCTACCGCACCCACTTGCTCACCGTCGGCAACCGCGAGCTGTACGAACCGGCGCTGGAGGCCGGCCAGATCGACGTCGTCCCCGAATACGCCGCCACCTTCGCGGACTGGCTCAACGCCAAGGAGCACGGGCCCGAGGCGGCTCCGGTCGCCTCCCCCGACCTGGACGTCACCATGGCCGCGCTGCGCCGGCTCGCCGCGCCGCGCGGTCTGACCGTGCTCCCGCCGGGCCGCGCCGTCGACCAGAACGCCTTCGCGGTACGCGCCTCCTACGCCGCCGAGCACCGCCTCCGCACCCTCAGTGACCTGGGTCGCGCCAAGCTGCCGGTGCGGCTGGCGGCCGGTGACGAGTGCGTCCAACGTCCCTTCTGTGCCCCCGGGTTGCGGAAGACCTACGGCATCGACATCACCGCCGTGGATCCGAAGGGGGTCGGCACCACACCGTCGAAACAGGCCGTGCAGAACGGTCAGGACCAGATGGTGCTGACCACCAGCACGGACGCCACCCTCGACCAGTTCGGACTCGTCGTCCTCGCCGACGACCGGAAGCTCCAGAACGCCGACTACATCGTCCCCGTCGTCAACCGCGCGCGGGCCGGCGGCGCCCGCCCGGCCGCCGCGCTGAACCGCCTCAACACGGTGCTGACCACCGAGGATCTGGCTCGGCTCAACGAACAGGTCGATAGCTGGCGCCGACTCCCCGCCGAAGTCGCCCACAACTACCTCATGGAAAAGGGGCTGTTGAGGAAAGGCTGACGCCGCCCGAGAGAGCGTTTCACGTGAAACACCGTGCTGCGTACGCCGTTTCACGTGAAACACCGCGTCCGCTCCGCGCCCGACTCACTCCGTCGGGACGGAATCCACCTCCGGCCGCCCCCGCGACACCCCCCGCACCTCCGGGGCGATGGTGCGGCGCAGCGCCTCGTGCAGGGTCGTCGGGGTCAGGACGCCCACCAGCCGCGGGCCGTCCAGGACCGCGATCCACCCGGCGTCGTGCTTCAGCATCTCGCTGAACGCGTCCTTGAGCGTCCCGGTCACCGGGATCCACGCCTCCATGCGGCGGGCGTGGTCCGCGACGGTCCCGCCCGCGCCCGCCAGGCGCTCCGTGCCCACCCAGCCGTGCAGCGCACCGTCGGCGTCCAGCACCACCGCCCAGCGGGCGTCCTCGCCCCGCAGCCGGGTCACCGCCTCCGCGGCCGGCTCGGCGAGCCGGGCGAACGGCGGTCGTTCGAGGTCGTCGCGGTCGATGGAGGTCACCGAGAGCTGCTTCAACGCCCGGTCCGCGCCCACGAATTCGGCGACATAGGGCGTCGCGGGCGCGCCGAGCACCCGCGCCGGGGTGTCGAACTGCTCGATCCGGCCGGCACCGTAGACCGCGATCCGGTCGCCGAGCCGGATGGCCTCCTCGATGTCGTGGGTGACCAGCAGCACCGTCTTGTGCATATCGGCCTGGAGCCGCAGGAACTCCTTCTGGAGGCGGTCCCGGACGACCGGGTCGACGGCGCCGAACGGCTCGTCCATCAGCAGCACGGGCGGATCGGCCGCCAGCGCGCGGGCCACCCCCACCCGTTGGCGCTGCCCGCCGGACAACTGGTCGGGGTAGCGCGGTCCGTAGACGGCCGGGTCCAGGCCGACCAGGTCCAGGAGTTCGGCGGCCCGCTCCCGCGCCTTGGCCCGCTTCCAGCCGGTCAGCACCGGCACCGTCGCGGTGTTGTCGAGGACGGTCCGGTGCGGAAAGAGGCCGGTCTGTTGGATGACGTAGCCGATCCGGCGGCGGAGCCGCACGGGGTCGACTCCGGAGACGTCCGCACCGTCGACGAGGATCCGGCCCTCGGTGGGGTCGATGAGCCGGTTCACCATCATCATGGTCGTCGTCTTCCCGCACCCGGACGGACCGACCAGCGTGACCAACTCGCCCTTGCCGACCTCGAAGGAGAGGTCGTCGACGGCCGTCGTCCCGTCGGGATAGCGCTTGGTGACCGACTCGAACCGGATCATTGCGCCATTGAATCCCGCGCCCCGTCGCCGTTCCCGTCATGCGGGCAATCGAGTGGGGAAACGGAACGGCGGCGGGGGCCGTACGAGTGCTTCGGGGGCACCGCCTCTCGTCCTCCCGCGCCCGGCCCGTTCGGCGTGCTTACGATCCACTTCGGCCGCCTCCTCGGAAGGGTGGAAGGGAACGCCACATGAGAGCCGTAGCAATCAACGCCTTCGGTGAGGACCCGCAACTGATGGAGCTGCCGCAGCCCGAGCCGGGACCCGGTGAGGTCCTGGTGCGGTTGGCCGCGGCCGGCCTTAACCCGATCGACTGGAAGCTGGCCGACGGCCACTTCGGAGCCATGCAGGCCACCTTTCCTCTGGTGCTGGGCGCGGACGGGGCGGGGGAGGTGGTCGCGGTGGGAAGTGGCGTGCGGCGGTTCACCGTGGGGGATCCGGTGTTCGGCCAGTTCCAGCGGCCCGAGCGGGGCGGCGGTTCCTACGCCGAGTTCGCCGCGGCCCGGGAGGGCGACATCGCGCTGGCCGCCCGCAGCGTGACCTACGCGACCTCGGCGGCCGTGCCGACGGCCGGGATGACCGCGTACAACCTCGTCGAGGAGACCCGGGTCGTTGAGGGACGGCGGGTACTGATCGTCGGTGCGACCGGCGGGGTCGGCACCTTCGCCACCCAGATCGCGGCCGGTCGCGGCGCCGAGGTCATCGCCACCGCCCGCCCCGCCAAGGCGGAGTTGATGCGCACGTTGGGCGCCGCGGAGACCGTCGACCACACGGCGGGCCCGATCGCCGACCAGGTCCTCGCGGCCCACCCGGAAGGGGTGGACGTGCTGATCGACATGACCAGCGACGCCAAGGGCTTCGTCGAGATGACCCGGGCGGTGCGGGACGGCGGGGTGGCGGTCTCGCTGATCGGCGCCGCCGACGCCGATGTCCTCACCGAACACAATCTGCGCGGCTTCAACTTCGTCAACCGCCCCTCCCCCCAACTCCTGGAGATCCTCGCCGGGCACCTCGACGCGGGGCGCCTCACGGTCCTGGTGGGCCTCGAAGTCCCCCTGGAGCAGGCCCCGGAGGCGCTGGCGGCCAGCCGCACCGGGCGGGCGCAGGGGAAGACCGTCCTGGCGATCTGAGCCAGTTCGCCCCGCTAGGGCCTGTCCAACGGATCAACGGTCCTTAGGGCGTCGCCTCGGGGCCCGGCACCGTCCGCGGTCGGTGCTTGGGTACCGTCGTGCGGCGGAGGCGGGCGGCCAGCGGGCCGGCCGTGGCGAGGGCGATGACGAGCGCGGCCGCGCCGATCGTGCTCCACACACCGGTGCGCAGGGCGGCGGTCAGGGCGTCGGTGTAGGCGTCGGCGGCGGGGCGGGAGACCGCGGTGGGCAGGGCGTTCAGGAGCCGGGCGCGGAGCAGCGCCAGCGTCGCGGACAGCAGGGCGCAGGCCAGCGCGCAGCCGAGCGCGGTGCCGACCAGCGCGCGGCGTCGGCGGCGGACGAGCAGCAGCCCGGCCAGGAGGCAGAGCGCGGCGGCCGGCGGCAGCAGCCGGGCACCGGTGCGCGCGGCCCGGAATCCGGTCCGGAAGTGGGGCACGTCGGGGGACTTGAGCAGCACGATCGAGGTGCCGGTGGGCGGCACGTGGCGAACGATGTCAATGCCCAGGGCGTTCCCGGTGAGTTGGTGCCTCACGCGGGCGAGGACCGGTGCGAGGTCGAGGGTGACGGGGGCGTTGCCGGAGGTGGCGAGGGTGCCGTCCAGGGTCCGGTGGGCGGTGCGGTGCACCCCGGTCCAGAGCGCGGGGAACGTGCGGGCGGTGACGACCTGACGCACCTGTTTGTCGACGAACTCGCGGATGCCGAGGGTGAACTTCCGTCGTAGCGCCGGTCGTTCGGCGCGGGGGACGGCCTTGAGCAGCCCGTCGAGCCGGACGTGGGGCATCACGCCGTTGGTGACGTCGTGGACGACGGCGTCCTGGATGGCGGGGTTGCCGGCGAGCGGGGCGACCGTGGCCACATAGCGGTCGGTGTCGGTGAGTTCGGCGCGGGCCCAGACGGCGGCCAGGCTCAACGGCAGCAGCAGCGCTCCGATCACCAGCAGCGCTCCGCCGGCCAGCGAGCGGGCCCGGCGCGGCCGTCCCGGTGAGCAACGCGCCTCCGCCTCCCGGCCGTCGGCGCGTGCGGGTGCACTCGCTGACATCGCGTCGCGGTCCTTCCTGCCCCGGCGGTTGCTGCCACCCTCCAGGCAAGTCGGTGCGGGGGGCGGTCGCGAGCGGGGCCGGTGCCAACGGGTGACCGCGGGGACGCGCGACGGCACGGCGCTCGCGCGGTGCTCAGCCGGACCGTCGGGCCTTTCCGCGCCGGACCGCCCGGACCACCCTGGGGGCGGACAACGCGCAGGCCAGGGCGATCACTGTCCACCCCATCGGGCCGCTCCCGTGCGCCGTCGTCCGAGCACCGCGGCGGTGCCGGTTGACGGCGTGCGGGCCCGTGCCCGGGCCGGGTTCAGCCGAGTGGGGCGAACCCGGGAGGGGCGTGGGGTCAGTGCCGGTGCGGTCCGGGGCGGTGGACGGGGCCGTGGGAGTCGTCGCAGTGGCTGCCGGAGGGCTGCACGGGGCCGGGCCCGGGGCCCAGGGTGAGCAGCTCGTCCTCGTCCTGTTCGCCGAGGTGGTCGACCTGGAGGGTGGCGTGGGTGATGCCGTACTCGGTGCGCAGCAGCTCCTGGAGGCTGCGGCGGACCTTGTGGCAGTCGCCACCCGGGGCCACGAGGATGTGCGCGGACAGCGCGGGCTGCCCGGAGGTGATCTGCCAGATGTGCAGGTCGTGCACCTCCACGACCTGCTCCCCGGCGACCAGGTGGTCGCCCAGCGCGTCCGGATCGATCCCGGCCGGGGCGGCCTCCATGAAGATCCGGCCGGACTCCCGCACCAGCCCCGTGCCGGCCTTCAGCATCAGCGCGACGACGACCAGCGAGGCGATCGCGTCGGCCCGGGCGAAGCCCGTGGTCAGCACGATCAGGCCGGAGATCGCGGTGGCGATGAAGCCGAACAGGTCGGTGAGGATGTGCTGGTAGGCGCCCTCGATGTTCAGGCTGGAGCGGTTGGCCTTCGACAGGAACCAGGTGCAGATCAGGTTCACCACGACACCGGACAGCGCGGTGATCACCACCAGGCCGCCGGTGACCTCGGGCGGCGAGATCAACCGCTGGACCGCCTCGTAGGCCAGCCAGAGGGAGAGCACCAGCAAGGTGATGCCGTTGGCCTGCGCGGAGAGGATCTCGGCGCGCTTGAGGCCGTAGGTGTAGCCGCCCCGCGCGGGCTTCGCGGCCAGGCGCATCGCGACCAGGGCCAGCACGATCGAGACCGCGTCGGTGAGCATGTGGGCCGCGTCCGAGATCAGCGCCAGCGACTGCGCCAGGAAGCCGATGACGACCTCGATCGCCATGTAGGCGGTCAGCAGGATGAGCGCGGCCCGCAGCCAGCGCCGGTCGGCGTCGGGGGAGACCCCGTGGGCGTGGCTGTGTGCATGGCTGTGTCCACTGTGGGCGTGCTCGGTCATGGCGCGCTCCTTCTCGGCTCCACCTTGCTCGTCGCTGCGAAGCAAACCGCACTTCGGGAAAAGATCCAAAGGCTGCACCGGTGACCGTTGTCATTACCGTCGAACGGGCTATCGTGCCTGGTCAGAGCGGTGTGTTGCGGGAGCGCGCGAGCGGCGGCGGATTCTGTCCCGGAGGGGAGCGTTCGGCGTTTTGCGGGAGACACCCGGTTTCACGTGAAACATGCGTGCGGTTTCACGGGCGGCGGCGACCGGCCCGCGGTGCGGTGGGATTCCGGCGAGCGGGTGGGAAGAAAAGAGGACAGCGCGCGGATCCCCCTCGCGCGCTGTCCGGTCCATGGCCGGGCCCGCCTCGTTCCGGGCCCCCGGACAGTAATAGCAAGTAATTGCGCATCGCGTGCAGGAGGGCGCGGGGTGGGCGCACCGGAACGTGCCGCGGCGCGTGGGGCCTCCCCGGAAGCCGCGGCGGCCCGGCCGGTCAGTAGAGTTCGGCACCCGTCCCCCGACGGGCTCCGTTCCGCAAGCCCCGTCCCTTCGCGCCCCGAGGTACCCCGCCGTGACTCCCCCGCTTCCGCTCTCCGTCGTTGGTATCGGGGCCGATGGCTGGGACGGGTTGGCGCCGGCCGCGCGGCGGGAGTTGGGTGCGGCCGAGGTACTGATCGGCGGGGCGCGGCAGTTGGCGTTGCTGCCGGATGAGTGCACGGGCGAGCGGGTGGCGTGGCCCTCGCCGCTGCGACCCGCGGTCCCCGGGCTACTCGCCGCGCACGCCGGGCGGCGGGTCTGCGTGCTGGCCAGTGGGGACCCGATGTTCTACGGGATCGGGCGGACCCTGACCGAGGTGATGGCGGAGGACCCCGTGGTACGGCGACCGCTGCGGGTGGTGCCGCATCCGTCGTCGGTGGCGTACGCCTGCGCCAGGTTGGGCTGGGCGGTGGAGGACACCGAGGTCGTCACGCTCGTCGGACGGCCCGCGGAGAACCTGGTGCGGGCGCTGCACGACGGGCGGCGGGTGCTGGTGCTGTCGGCCGGGGCCGGGACGCCCGGCGAGGTCGCGGCGCTGCTGCGGGCGCGGGGCTTCGGCCCGAGCCGGATGCGGGTGTGGGAGCAACTCGGCGGCGCGCGCGAGCGGTTGGTCGACGGCACCGCGCGGGCGTGGGACGCGCCCGCCGGCGATCCGCTCAATGTGATCGCGCTGGACTGTGCGCGGGAGCCGGACGCCCCGCGGCTGCCGGTCGTGCCCGGACTCCCCGACGACGCCTACGAGCACGACGGCCAGTTGACCAAGCGTCACATCCGGGCGGCCACGCTGGCCGCGCTCGCCCCCGCGCCCGGCGAACTCCTCTGGGACGTCGGCGGCGGCTCCGGCTCCATCGCCGTCGAATGGTTGCGCGCGCACCGCAGTTGCCGGGCGGTCAGCGTCGAACGGGACGCGGCACGGGCGGCGCGGATCGGCCGCAACGCGCGGGCGCTCGGCGTCCCGGGCCTTCAGGTGGTGCACGGGGCGGCGCCCGCCGCGCTGGCCGAACTGCCGTCGCCGGACGCGGTGTTCATCGGTGGCGGGCTGACCGCGCCGGGGTTGCTGGACGCCTGCTGGGAGGCGCTGCCCCCGGGCGGCCGGCTGGTCGCGAACACGGTGACGCTGGAGTCCGAGGCGCTGCTGACCGAGTGGTACCGGCGGCACGGCGGCGAGTTGGTGCGGCTCGCGGTCGCCCATGCGGTGCCGGTCGGCGGCTTCACGGGGTGGCGGCAGGCGATGCCGGTCACCCAGTGGTCGGCGGTGAAGCCCGCGCGGCCCGGTGCAATGGAGCCCGGCCCGCGGGGGACCGCCGTGCCGTCCCGCCCCCAGGACCCCTCGTAACCTCCCCAGGAGATCGACAGCATGACCGTTCACTTCATCGGCGCGGGCCCCGGCGCCGCCGACCTGATCACCCTGCGCGGCGCCCGCACCCTCGCCTCCTGCGGGGTGTGCCTCTACGCGGGGAGCCTGGTGCCGCGCGAACTCCTCGCCGAATGCCCGCCCGGGGCCCGGCTGATCGACACCGCGCAGCTCGATCTGGACGCGATCACCGCGGAGTTGGTCCGCGCGCACGAGGAGGGCCACGACGTCGCCCGGCTGCACTCCGGCGACCCGTCCGTCTTCAGCGCGGTGGCCGAGCAGATGCGCCGGCTGGACGCGGCGGGGGTGCCCTACGAGGTCGTGCCGGGCGTGCCGGCGTTCGCCGCGGCGGCGGCCGCCCTCAAGCGCGAACTGACGGTGCCCACCGTCGGCCAGACCGTCATCCTCACCCGCGTCGCCCAGCGCGCCACGCCCATGCCGGACGGCGAGGACCTGGCGACCCTGGGCCGCAGCGGCGCGCTGCTGGTGCTGCACCTCGCGGCGATGTACGTCGACCGGATCGTGGACGAACTGCTGCCGCACTACGGCGCGGACTGCCCGGCCGCCGTGGTGGCGATGGCCTCCCGGCCCGAGGAGCTCGTCCTGCGCGGCACGCTCGGCGACATCGCCGGGCAGGTGAAGGCCGCCGGGGTGGTCCGGACCGCGGTGATCATGGTCGGCCGCACGCTGGGGGCCGAGCAGTTCCGCGACAGCCACCTCTATTCGCCGGAGCGGGAGCGGCCGCACACGCCGTGCGGCGAGGGCGCCTGAGAAGACGTCAAGAGTCGTGCGCACCAGGCCTGTCCGACTGAATTGTATGACCGCATCGGGGTGAAAGTCTGTTTTCCTGACGTCGGACGCCGGTAAGGAAGCGTCGACACCCAGGGGGACCGACGCTAAGGAGCACGTCCACGATGCGTACCAGAATGGCCGCCGGCGCGGTCGTCGCCGCGACCCTACTGACCCTCACCGGTAGCACTGTCGCCAGCGCCAACGGCAAGGACAACCCGCCCCGGATGAAGGACAGCCCCATCCAGATGGTCGCCTGTGCCCTTGGGACCGCACTGGGCTCGCTCACCGGCGGAGACGCCAACTGTGTGCGGGACCGGATGGATCGGGCCCGCGAGGACCAACGCCGGAAGGGGCAGCGTAAGGACAAGCTCGGTCGCGGCGCCGGGCGCGCGGACGACATGGGGCGTGCCAACGACGCTGGCCGTGAGGACGGCCTGGGCACCGGGGAGATGCTGCCGCGGATGTGACGAGCGGCGTACGGCGGGGGCCGGGTCCTGGCCGGCCGGCGCGGGTTTCACGTGAAACCTCCAGCGCCGGCCGTGCTAGGCACCCGGCCCCCGTGGCTCCGCCCGGCCCACCACCAGTCCCGCCCGGTCGATGCAGATGACGTCGACCGCGACCGGCGCGCCGCGCAGGACGGCCAGCGACTCGTCCCGGGCCGTGGCCGCCACCAGATCGCCCAGCGGAACGCCGGCCGCCGTGCACAACTGGAGTGCCGCGAGGCCGGTGTTGGCGCCGGCCACCGCCTCCGCCAGCGCCTCGTCGGCACCGCCGCGCCGGGCCAGCTCGGCCAGAAAGCCCTTGTCCACCTGGGACCGCGCCGAGTGCAGGTCCAGGTGCCCGGCCGCCAACTTGGAGAGCTTGGCGAAGCCGCCGCAGATCGTCAGCCGGTCGACGGGATGGCGGCGGATGTACTTGAGCACCGCCCCCGCGAAGTCCCCCATGTCGAGCAGCGCGTCCTCCGGCAGGTGGTGCAGGGCGACCGCGACCTTCTCCGACGTCGAGCCGGTGCAGCCGGCGACGTGCCGCCGGCCCGCGGCCCGGGCCACGTCGACCCCGCGCCGGATCGAGTCGATCCACGCCGAGCAGGAGTACGGCACGACGATCCCGGTCGTCCCCAGGATCGACAGTCCGCCCAGGATGCCCAGGCGCGGATTCCAGGTGCTGCGCGCGATCTCCTCGCCGTGGTCGACGGAGATCGTGACCTCGACGTCCGCGGTCGCGCCGGGTCCCCGGTGCGCCTCCGCGACGCGCGCCAGATGCTCCCGGATCAGTTGGCGCGGTACGGGATTGATGGCGGGTTCGCCGACGTCCAGCGGGAGTCCAGGACGGGTGACCGTGCCCACGCCGGGACCTGCCCGGTAGACCACGCCGCTCCCGGTCGGCAGCGCCCGCACCGTGGCGCGCACCAGTGCCCCGTGCGTCACGTCGGGATCGTCCCCGGCGTCCTTCACCACCCCGGCCATGGCGGTGGCGGGTCCCGTTCCGGCGGCGGTCAGCTCCTCGACGGCGAGCGCGAAGGCCGGCGTCTGCCCCTTCGGCAGCGTGATGGTGACCGGGTCCGGGAACTCGCCGCTCAACAGCGCGGTGTAGGCGGCCGTGCCGGCCGCGGTGGCGCACGCCCCGGTGGTCCACCCGTGCCGCAGCCCGGTGTGCGCGAGCTGTGCGCTGCGGCCTCCCGTACCCTTCGGTTGCGTTTCACCCACGGAGGTTCCCGCCGCTCATGTCGTCCGCACCCGTCCATGACCCCGTCCGCCATGTGGTGATCCTCGGCGGCACCACGGAGGCCCGCCGGCTGGCCGCGGCGTTGGTGACGGAGCCGGCGGTGCGGGTGACGAGTTCACTGGCCGGTCGGGTGGCGGCGCCGCGGCTGCCCGCCGGAGAGGTGCGGATCGGTGGGTTCGGCGGCCCCGAGGGCCTGGCCCGCTGGCTGCGGGAGCACGCGGTGGACGCGCTCATCGACGCCACCCATCCTTTCGCCGGCACGATCAGTTTCCACGCGGCCCGGGCCGCCGCCTGTGCCCATGTTCCCCTGCTGGCGCTGCGCCGCCCCGGCTGGGGCGCGCAACCCGGCGACGTCTGGCACCCGGTCCCCACCCTCGCCGAGGCCGCCGCCGCCCTGCCCGCGCTCGGCGGCCGGGTCTTCCTGACCACCGGCCGGATGGGTCTGGCGCACTTCGCCCACCTCACGGACCAGTGGTTCCTGGTCAGGTCGGTGGACGCGCCCGAGGCACCGCACCCGCCCCGGATGACCGCGCTCCTGGACCGCGGCCCGTTCACCCTCGACGGGGAACGGGAGTTGCTGCGCCGCCACCGCATCGACGTCCTGGTGACGAAGGACAGCGGCGCCGCGGCGACCGCACCCAAGCTGGCCGCCGCCCGGGAGGCCGGGGTGCCGGTGGTGGTCGTCCAGCGGCCACCGGTTCCGGAGGGCGTGCCGGTGGCCGCGGAACCGGCCGCGGCGGTGGAGTGGGTGCGGGCGCTGCTCGGCTGACGCCCCGTGAGCGGTCAGCGCTCCGGGTACCGTCGCGGCGTCCAGACCGCCTCCGTACCGTCGTCGCGCCGCACTCGCTGGGTCTGTGACGAGCCGACCAGCAGGATCGTGCGCATGTCGACCTGGGCGGGATCGAGGTCGGTGAGCGGGACGGTGCGCAGCGACTCCTCGGGGCCGCCGATGTCGCGGGCGAGCATGACCGGGGTGTCCGGCGCGCGGTGCTCCAGCAGGACGTCCCGGGCCTTGGCCACCTGCCAAGTGCGGCTGCGGGAACCGGGGTTGTAGAGGGCCAGTGCGAGGTCGGCGGCGGCCGCCGCGCGCAGCCGTTCGGCGATCACCTCCCAGGGCTTGAGCCGGTCGGAGAGCGAGATCACCGCGTAGTCGTGGCCCAAGGGGGCGCCGGCGCGGGCGGCGGCGGCGTTGGCGGCCGTGACACCGGGCAGCACCCGCACCGGGACGGAGCGGTAGGGCTCCTGGGACGC includes the following:
- a CDS encoding ABC transporter permease — protein: MSTLAAVWAWLATAANWSGENGIWHRLAQHVVLTFACLVLSALIALPVALTLGHLGRGGALAVNLANVGRAVPTFAVLVLLLLTPIGRHGQWPTIIALVLFAIPPLLTNAYVGMRGVDQDVVRAARGMGMTGVQLVWRVEAPLALPLVLTGVRIAAVQLVATATLAALVGGGGLGRIITAGFNLASTPQVVAGAVVVAVFALLMEGVFELVQRYAPARARGRTP
- a CDS encoding ABC transporter substrate-binding protein; the encoded protein is MSAARPTPVPRRPYRGPRTALVALVVLAGLASCIGGPSLEHRGAITAEPGDSHELSIGSAGFTESELLAQMYATLLQQAGYRTHLLTVGNRELYEPALEAGQIDVVPEYAATFADWLNAKEHGPEAAPVASPDLDVTMAALRRLAAPRGLTVLPPGRAVDQNAFAVRASYAAEHRLRTLSDLGRAKLPVRLAAGDECVQRPFCAPGLRKTYGIDITAVDPKGVGTTPSKQAVQNGQDQMVLTTSTDATLDQFGLVVLADDRKLQNADYIVPVVNRARAGGARPAAALNRLNTVLTTEDLARLNEQVDSWRRLPAEVAHNYLMEKGLLRKG
- a CDS encoding betaine/proline/choline family ABC transporter ATP-binding protein (Members of the family are the ATP-binding subunit of ABC transporters for substrates such as betaine, L-proline or other amino acids, choline, carnitine, etc. The substrate specificity is best determined from the substrate-binding subunit, rather than this subunit, as it interacts with the permease subunit and not with substrate directly.), translated to MIRFESVTKRYPDGTTAVDDLSFEVGKGELVTLVGPSGCGKTTTMMMVNRLIDPTEGRILVDGADVSGVDPVRLRRRIGYVIQQTGLFPHRTVLDNTATVPVLTGWKRAKARERAAELLDLVGLDPAVYGPRYPDQLSGGQRQRVGVARALAADPPVLLMDEPFGAVDPVVRDRLQKEFLRLQADMHKTVLLVTHDIEEAIRLGDRIAVYGAGRIEQFDTPARVLGAPATPYVAEFVGADRALKQLSVTSIDRDDLERPPFARLAEPAAEAVTRLRGEDARWAVVLDADGALHGWVGTERLAGAGGTVADHARRMEAWIPVTGTLKDAFSEMLKHDAGWIAVLDGPRLVGVLTPTTLHEALRRTIAPEVRGVSRGRPEVDSVPTE
- a CDS encoding NADP-dependent oxidoreductase, which encodes MRAVAINAFGEDPQLMELPQPEPGPGEVLVRLAAAGLNPIDWKLADGHFGAMQATFPLVLGADGAGEVVAVGSGVRRFTVGDPVFGQFQRPERGGGSYAEFAAAREGDIALAARSVTYATSAAVPTAGMTAYNLVEETRVVEGRRVLIVGATGGVGTFATQIAAGRGAEVIATARPAKAELMRTLGAAETVDHTAGPIADQVLAAHPEGVDVLIDMTSDAKGFVEMTRAVRDGGVAVSLIGAADADVLTEHNLRGFNFVNRPSPQLLEILAGHLDAGRLTVLVGLEVPLEQAPEALAASRTGRAQGKTVLAI
- a CDS encoding cation diffusion facilitator family transporter produces the protein MTEHAHSGHSHAHSHAHGVSPDADRRWLRAALILLTAYMAIEVVIGFLAQSLALISDAAHMLTDAVSIVLALVAMRLAAKPARGGYTYGLKRAEILSAQANGITLLVLSLWLAYEAVQRLISPPEVTGGLVVITALSGVVVNLICTWFLSKANRSSLNIEGAYQHILTDLFGFIATAISGLIVLTTGFARADAIASLVVVALMLKAGTGLVRESGRIFMEAAPAGIDPDALGDHLVAGEQVVEVHDLHIWQITSGQPALSAHILVAPGGDCHKVRRSLQELLRTEYGITHATLQVDHLGEQDEDELLTLGPGPGPVQPSGSHCDDSHGPVHRPGPHRH
- the cbiE gene encoding precorrin-6y C5,15-methyltransferase (decarboxylating) subunit CbiE, translating into MTPPLPLSVVGIGADGWDGLAPAARRELGAAEVLIGGARQLALLPDECTGERVAWPSPLRPAVPGLLAAHAGRRVCVLASGDPMFYGIGRTLTEVMAEDPVVRRPLRVVPHPSSVAYACARLGWAVEDTEVVTLVGRPAENLVRALHDGRRVLVLSAGAGTPGEVAALLRARGFGPSRMRVWEQLGGARERLVDGTARAWDAPAGDPLNVIALDCAREPDAPRLPVVPGLPDDAYEHDGQLTKRHIRAATLAALAPAPGELLWDVGGGSGSIAVEWLRAHRSCRAVSVERDAARAARIGRNARALGVPGLQVVHGAAPAALAELPSPDAVFIGGGLTAPGLLDACWEALPPGGRLVANTVTLESEALLTEWYRRHGGELVRLAVAHAVPVGGFTGWRQAMPVTQWSAVKPARPGAMEPGPRGTAVPSRPQDPS
- the cobM gene encoding precorrin-4 C(11)-methyltransferase; the protein is MTVHFIGAGPGAADLITLRGARTLASCGVCLYAGSLVPRELLAECPPGARLIDTAQLDLDAITAELVRAHEEGHDVARLHSGDPSVFSAVAEQMRRLDAAGVPYEVVPGVPAFAAAAAALKRELTVPTVGQTVILTRVAQRATPMPDGEDLATLGRSGALLVLHLAAMYVDRIVDELLPHYGADCPAAVVAMASRPEELVLRGTLGDIAGQVKAAGVVRTAVIMVGRTLGAEQFRDSHLYSPERERPHTPCGEGA
- a CDS encoding cobalt-precorrin-5B (C(1))-methyltransferase, whose translation is MGETQPKGTGGRSAQLAHTGLRHGWTTGACATAAGTAAYTALLSGEFPDPVTITLPKGQTPAFALAVEELTAAGTGPATAMAGVVKDAGDDPDVTHGALVRATVRALPTGSGVVYRAGPGVGTVTRPGLPLDVGEPAINPVPRQLIREHLARVAEAHRGPGATADVEVTISVDHGEEIARSTWNPRLGILGGLSILGTTGIVVPYSCSAWIDSIRRGVDVARAAGRRHVAGCTGSTSEKVAVALHHLPEDALLDMGDFAGAVLKYIRRHPVDRLTICGGFAKLSKLAAGHLDLHSARSQVDKGFLAELARRGGADEALAEAVAGANTGLAALQLCTAAGVPLGDLVAATARDESLAVLRGAPVAVDVICIDRAGLVVGRAEPRGPGA
- a CDS encoding cobalt-precorrin-6A reductase, with translation MSSAPVHDPVRHVVILGGTTEARRLAAALVTEPAVRVTSSLAGRVAAPRLPAGEVRIGGFGGPEGLARWLREHAVDALIDATHPFAGTISFHAARAAACAHVPLLALRRPGWGAQPGDVWHPVPTLAEAAAALPALGGRVFLTTGRMGLAHFAHLTDQWFLVRSVDAPEAPHPPRMTALLDRGPFTLDGERELLRRHRIDVLVTKDSGAAATAPKLAAAREAGVPVVVVQRPPVPEGVPVAAEPAAAVEWVRALLG